AAGCTGAGATTCGGCCCATGGCCCACTAATTGGCTACCCCTGGGCTGTAGTTTTATCTATCTGCCCCCTTTTGTCTGTGAGCTCCAGGACCCTAGAACCTGGTGAAAGGAATATACACATTCACTGAAAGGCAGTTGGAATAAGAACATGCACTCAAACTTGAAAGATGAGGGCTTAAAAGTCCCATTCAGCAAATCAGTGTATgtgaaattcattcattcctcattaTTTATTGCATATCCTAGTGCAGGCCAAGCACTGTTGTAGGATTAGGTAAGGGCCATACGGTAATGAATAAATCACATTTCTGCTGCTCTCTTGAAGCTTATATTCTAATAAGAGAGTCaatgataaagtaaaataagGTAATTTCAGATAGTGGCGAGCATTATGAAAAAGTTAATGTTAGCAAGGAATAGAATGTTGATGGGGGTTGTCAAGAGGGGCTTATTTCTGGAGAGATGACTCTGGAGAGGGGACCTGAATGAAGCCTATCACacaagatatggaagaaaagcATCCCAAGCAGGGAGGACAGCAAGTGGGAAGGACCAGGAATAGATGTGCACATTTGAGGAAGAGGAGAGGTTGGTTGATCAGGAAGAGGCTGGCAGGGGTCAGATCACATACAGTTGGAGTCAGGGGTTTGTAGAGTGAaatgagaaaccactgcaagtTTTATGTATTAGAACAACATGGGATTAATGTTTCCAATACATCATTAGCTACTGTTTGAAGGACCGTGGCAAAGACGTACCGATAGAAATGCTATTACACCTACTATTGAGATGACAGTTGATAGAGGAAAGGAATTTGATGACATAGAACCAGGCAGGGTAGGAATTTCCTGTCCTTAGAACTAGGTTAGAATTATCCTGAGCAGAGGTGGCAAAAGCAGAAGGGTCAAGAGGACAGCTGGAATCAAGGAGGCTGGTGTTTATTTcatgctttaattattaaaatcttGTACTGTTCAGATTCAGAGCTAATCTCAGTAAGGCAGCATTCTGAAATAGCTGTATTTTGAACTGTGTTCATAGAAAATGTAGAATTCAAACTTCTCTAAGTAGTTAGGTGCTTTCTAACATGAATTGTTTGGGTTGCAGGGTTAAAAATAGAACCCCCTTATGTCTTAACACACATACTGTGCACAATGCTGGGAGGTAAGGGCCAGTTTGCAgacaagaggttaaataacttgccacaTCACCTTAGAAGAGGAATAACTTGAATGCAGAGTTGACATGGAAGCCCATGTTCCTTTTATTCCAGAAATGGACAAAGTTCAAATGGTTACAAAGTCAAACTGTGTCTTCCAGCTACAGGAGTGGCCACTCTAAGGGACACGAGGGGATCAAGGCTGGACCTAGAATTGATCATTACTTTTGGAGCCAAGAGGTGGGTACTCGACTTTCCCCATGAAAGGGCTTGTCTTAAGAATCATTAGCACGAATACTAAACATCTTATTTGTAGATTTACAGCTGCAGCAGAAAACAAAGGTGAGCGGACAGACACAAATGGGGCGCATACATACAAGGCTGTTGAGGCACAAGCAGTAATGTATTAACATCAGGAACTTGGTGAGATACCTGGTGAATGAGGCCGTAATTTAGTACGTTTCAGAATAACACATAGCCTGGGTTCCCAGACTTCTgaacttcagtaaaaaaattaaagttaccaAGCCTTGAGATCTACAAGGACAGAAAAATGTGTTCAGGGACACCATAGGGTTACAATCAGCCAACCCAGAATATGGAAAATTCCaagacaaatgacccaatttctttaaatttcaaggaaaaaaaagatggacaatcTGTGATTTAAACCAAATATAGACCTTGTTTGAACAAAccaattataaaaacaaatgagatagTAAGGGAAATCTGAATACTAAGACATTACTATTACTCTAAGTATAACAAAAATATTATGGACGTTTAAAAAGTCCTTACCTTTTGGACTGAAATAACGTGATGAAATCATTTGTCTGGAATTTTCTTCCAAGTAAGGGTGGGAGGTGGAATGGTGAGTTGGTGAGGTATAAACAACCTTGCCTGACCTAGAATTGATCATCACTTTCAGAGCCAAGAGGTGGGTACCCGACTTTCCCGGTAAGTCTGAAAATTAAGTTTTTCAATTTGGGTACAGCAGCGTAAGGTTGTCACGCTCTTGACAACCTAGAAAACTGATTCAGTAAAGCACAAGACTAAAATGAGGACACAAGGAAAAGTTATCACCCCAAAGCAACGTCTGACATGCAACCCTCACCTCACACGCAGATGTATCCTCCATATCCTCCATCTTCACAAAACCCCTTCACCCGCGTACTATTTCCAAACAAGGATAGGCTAGGTAAAAATTTCTACACTATTAGGAATTCAGGATTAATTTGTTAAACAGGGCCTTGACATTTGCCTGTGCCTTTCTTCATGCCAGTCTTGTAAAGGAAAGAAACTAGAGGCAGTTTAAGCTCTGCACAAATACAGTTCAGCAACTGTATCATAAAAGCACATGTAGAAAGAACACTTTAAATAACTGTTTATCCTTCCAGAAGTTGCTCATTCATACTAGGCCATGTTAGTCTTTATAGTCAGAAATGTAACTGATTAAGTATCATACCCGACATTTTTATATCCAAGTGAATCTtgtctccctgtgaggctttcTACTTTTTCCAGCCCCACTGCCCGCCATTGCTGAAACGTGTTCAGAAATCTTTGGAATCCTCTTCAGAAGCTGTAactattctttttaaacatccttaGTGGCAGTGAATCTTCATCTCTTTGTGGGtgtatttgattttttgaaaCAGCAACAAGTCATTTGGAGCCAAGTCTAGTGGACAAGGTAAGTAATCAAGATGggtaaaaattttaatggaaaattttaactATAAAGCAATATTTATTATGGCCTTTATGATCTCTAAATTGACTTCTAAAATATTGGGGAAATAACTCCATGTgaataattctaaaaatattattttggctaTGActtctggctttttttctttgtggtcagACTTGACTTTAACAGCCAGCCTGGGGGGGTGGGCAGCTCACCTTATTACTTAGTTCTCCTAGCTTAGATAAAAAGCGTCACTAAATACCTCAAGAAAAATGTTAACGTTCAATAGTTGTCTCTAATTTGCTGTCATGTTGAAAGTTCTGGTTTGCTCACCTTTGCAATAGTACTTAAAACCGACTTAAAATAACCTTATGGTGCCATTTATGTGCAAATCAAGTTTTGACTTAGTTTCATgctataataaaacatttaatgttACACTGTTGGGCCACACCCATTTGCTTTTTCCATATACACAGAGAAGATTTCTACGATAGCTCCCAATGCAGGTAagaattacattttaataatcTCCAACTTTATGTAACGGAGGAAAGAACAGGTCTGTCAGAAAATCAGTACAGCcattttactattaaaatttttctcaataatttatttaaataagatgTATGAAGCTGTTTAGAAAAACaagatttgtgttttatttccttgtaAAAATCTTTACACATGCAGACAAACCAGTGTTAAGAAAGTATTCACCATCATTTAAACAAATAACCACTTAAATAGAACAGTGTCTGCAATTTCATCTGTATAAAAATAAGATACATTTTTACAGAATTCACTCTCCAGTTCTTATAGCAATAAACAATACACAACTATAATAATTACAATTGAACCTGACAATGGTTTTCAATTAGATACTGCTAGGGCATtttatgtgcaaaaaaaaaacccaaaaaaaaaccatagttcttttcaaaagaaaatgtccTCAGTGTTTCTAGAGACCTAGAGTATTTTAAGAAATCAAATCCTAATCAGTttgcttttaatgtttgtttCAATTATGAGTCCATACATCACACTGTAGATAGCGAAAATCAGAAGTTGATGCAGGCTCAAAGGAAGAAAGTCAGCGCCTGTGCCTGCCATGTCCTGAGCGACTGCCACCATGGTGCTTGCCTTTGTGAGACCTCTCAAAGGAGCGAGATCTCTCACGCCTGTCCCTATGGTGTCCCCTTTCATGCCTGTGTTTCTTGACAGCGTCTGAGTGATCCCGAGACTTGCTCTGAGATCGAGAACGagactttttccttttatgacCATGTCTATTTGAACTTTTTAAATCATCTCTGGTATGCTTGGCTTTAAGGTGAGGAGAACCATGATTATGATGTCTTCTTGGGCTTTCACTGTGACTGCGGGACCTGCTTCTTGATCTCGAGCTGTATGTTCCAGATCGACTCCGCCTATTATTATAACTTAGATAATAAAAATTTGATGTTTAGATTCAGTTTCTACTGGGGACGGATTAGTTTTGGTGGTGCTCATCATAGCAGGTTCAAAACAAAACTATTGAATGGTGTCAGTAACAGGCCAGACTGAAGACTTTTATTGTACTTCCCCACCCCTTGCTACCTCTCCTCCAGCCTGTTCACGAATCAGACAAATCTTGAACAAATTTACTATATGTCTATATTCCAAGGAGGGGAGTAATTAATTTTTAGTGCCCTAGATAGCTATTTATTGAATTATCTCCCACATGCTCAAAAGAACCACTGAAGAGCCATAAGTAGCTAGCCATCTAATTATAAAGCTAATTAGCGAAGATTCTCTGGCTATGGCTGTCCTGATTATTAGTTATTAATTAAGTGGTCAGCCAGGCCCTATACTTCACAAAACGTGGACAAAAACAGAATATGCCCTACATACaccaccacaaaacaaaaaagccacatGCCTACAGAGCGTATTTACAAACTCATTTCTCACAATTTACCTCATATTAAGCCTAAATCTAGCCTAACTTTGAAAATAGTCTatgtgcaatttttttaaaaagccagaacCTTTACTCCAAATAAGACTGCTTTCCCTAAGAGAGTATTTACTTACTGTCTTCTTGGAGTATGTGATCTAGAACGTGATCGTGTTCTTGACCTCGATCGACTTGCACTTCTGCTATTTCTACTTCTCTTGCTGTCTTTTCttacacttaaaaagaaaaaccccacACAATATTTTAGTTGCATACTAAGTACGTTAGAAATTAAACGCATAAAAAGATTCCTCGGGCCATTTTTCTAACTCAAGTATACTCACCCATTATAAGGGCTTTTGGAAGCCTGTTGTCTATCCTCAGGTTCTTTTTTGACTGTCTTCACATTAATGGAGATCGGCGACTTCTCTTCAGCTTTTACTTCTCTTGGTGATGctgttaacaaaacaaaacaaaacataataagGCATGTTAACTATTAGATTTTACAGAGTGCCAGTTTTGTTTCTAAATGTGACTCCAAATACCATCCAAGTGTCAGTCCTCAGCTGGCTGTCATGAGAGAAAACAGTAATAGTTTCTTAACATCTTTGTTTCTATGCAACTGTTAAGTGCTAAAGCTTTCTAATAACCATACATCTTCAGTACTCAAGTCATTTCAATCCTGAATTAATCTTACATGGTTTAGAGGCTGGAGAAAATCCACCAAGGGTTGAAAGGGCTGGAGTTCCATCGGGATTCAATCCCTTTGCTTTTAATTTGGCTTCTTGTAAGGccacttttcttttctctacttctttttcCAGCAATTCATAGTTTGGCTGTTGAAGGAAGTGGAGTTAGTATTTCTCAGAAGTGTAGATTCTTAGCAATGACAAAATATTAACACAAACACTAGTAAACAGAATTACCTTTTTTCTGGTATAAAGCCTGAGAGTTTCTATGCAGATTTCCTGGATCTCCTCTTCAGTAGTaccaaaaagaagaaaccaaTGGGGACGAGTTGGCAATGGAATCTAAACCATAAAAACACAACAGTTTAGatgaaattttcagtttttattaggAGAACTGATACTTCTTGTGATTTATCCTACAGgactatagaatatatatatcagGCTATATATATAACCTACCTGAAGAGCTCTAGCTGCAAGGTAGATGCAAGCACATGCTATAGTCTCTGGTTGAAATCGAACAAATACATTGGTTCGAAGACTGTCATTCATATAattcctgaaaaatatttcaaccaTAAGCTTTGTATGTAAACCAGTTCTTCTGAAGCTTACATAAAATTGGAGACTCaatctactttattcttttttcttctcatattttcATCTTCAATATTCTAGCATATAACAATTCTTAACTCAAAAATCAGTAAGAGATAAGAATTTAACACTAGAATCATTCTTCATGTCTCCTATATATAAGCAAAGTCctttaaaataattccttattATTCCAAATAGAacgtaaagtttttaaaaacatttctatgaAAAGCAATGGAAGTTAGTTCTGACATGACTAGTTTCAGAAATAAACCACTCCAACAATACTTCAAGCCATTAATTACTGACCATCTCTCTCCTTTATCCACAATGAAAAGCAGTGTCAATCAAGTTCTTTCAAAAACTCAATACTGTGAGAGGGGTAAAAAAGGCATTTTCAGTAAGCACTCACCAAATTATATTAAGAAAGCTAAGTAAGCTACTTCAGAAAACCTAGGTTGGGAAGTGAAGAGCAAAAAACACATACAACAGCCTTGTTTACATACCTTTTTGTGACTTATAAATAAAAGCAGTAACTACTTCAGTTAATAAATTACTGGACTTTTATATTAGTGAACCCTCCCCACAAAATTCCTAAAGTATTAAAGAAATTTTACAAATAGTTCAAAAGGTTAAACTAAAAGACTATTTCTTAAAATTCCTTACCCATGAAAACAgctaaaaatctgttttttatagaacatatattaaaaaatgtcatgcattttataaaagtaatGAGACTTTTCTAGtattactaatatttattgagcccaaAAAGAACCATGGCAGTCATAAGTCCAGAACATAAGAATTACATCACTTAAGTACTGCACATCATCAACAGTCTTAagacagtagttgtggctgaacCACGAACTCCTTGTTTTAACTTTAAATAAGCACTGCAAATCACACAAAGTAAGTTCTAAAGTGCTATGTTAATATTAAcatctcttaaaaataaagtacttCTTCTAATACTATTGCCTCCAATAGCCCAGCAGCTATGAATTCATCAAGTATGGTAATGGTGCCATTTTAAGCTGCCGTCTCCATTGGTAGAATTCATGCtatacataccaaaaaaaatagaaatctagTCAAACTCCTAACAAAAATCATTTAATTCATAATGGCTGGACAACAAATCTATCAAAAATGAACTATTCATTTTGATAGTTACAGGTATACATTAAATACATAGGCATGTTGAAGAGTTACTTCTAGAAGCAAATATACAAATCCTTTTGACACCCCGACAGAACTAGAAGATGCTGCCAGATGGATATGGACCACTTCAGTGAATCTCGGATGAGAGCTTGCACTGGATTGGCTGGAGAGCAGGGCAGCCAATCAGGCCATCCTGAGGTCATGGGCTGAAGTGCAGAGGGCAGAGTTCTATGACTTACCATCATGGACTACCCTTTAATTAAAgagtagaaaaaagaacaaagttaaattGAGTTCTCCATTAAAAGTAATTAGTCAAGCCAAGAAAACAGGAAGCAGAAATAAGCATTATTTaccttttcattaaaaaacaaaaaaacaaaaaccaccaaaACAAACTCATCTCATTATTTTGGAAAGGGAAAATGAAACTTACtttatttctgcttctgttttcctggctaggaaagaaatgtaaaaaagcaACTTACCAGGCAGTTTGAACCAGGGTTTGATTACGTTCACATTCTAAGACTTGTAAATACATAACAATGATCTGAAGgacaagggaaaaaaactcaGTTTAGCATACTGGTGGTTCTTTCAGAGTACAGAGTTCAATGAACGTAAGTAACTGAAAATGTTAGGTGCAAGTTTTAATTCTTCTACGAACTGTATAAATAATACAGACCAACTAAGATGTACCTGAGAGTCAATGTAGGTTATTATGCTACTAGAGTTCATATGGAGACGTAATGTTCCAAAAttgtgcaggaaaaaaaatggaagttaAATCAGTTAAGAACAGTATCTAAGTTTTATGTGACAGGAaatgattatttcattaatttcccaAGGTACAAAAACCCTAGAGACTGCTATGTTTTTAAAGTTACACAATGGGTatgatacatattatatacaaCTCAGAGTGGGGAAGTAATCAAACACTAATATTTCTACAGTGAAGTTTATCACACTGAAGtatgataaatttaaaaactcatataAATGAGTTTACCTCAGTTCTGATCTTTCTGGACCTGTATTATCATCACTCTCATTTTACAATTTTAGAGATGTAGAATCTGAGAAACAGATATCTACCTAGGTCACACAACTAATGGCAGAAACAAGTTTCTATGTGCAGATGGTCCTGCCCCCAGAGCACTTGTTCTCTTAACCATCGCACTACGGCTTATGTTGAGCATATGGAAGCCAAGAGACACTGGAGAAACCTAAGAACATTCAATAATGCTAAAAGTGAGCAGCCACACTCAGCATTTCACCATGCAACAGGGTAGCATACTGTCATGTACTTCTGCAGATACACATATTATTTATTCCTTGGCTAATATctaaaaatatctgttttctaGGTATGGAAACTGGGTTACctcagaagcaaaaagaacaaaataaagagtaaagatttgaacccaagtcttttcaactcccattttactgataaatATCAATATCCAAAAAGTTGTTTACAACCAActcccaaatataaattcatgtaaaataaaattttaagaaaaacccTAATACTTACGAACGTAATTTCTGTATTCTACAACTCACCTTATGGGGATGCTTGACATGAACACAAAATCCCAACTCCTTTAGCACCCTCCTCTCTGCCTTGATAACTTGATTTTTGGTGTTAATGTAGTTCTGATCAAGGATCAGGGGGCTTGGAGTCCTATAGTTcgtaagaaataaaatcaaaactgtTTTGCACAtccaaaaaattttatttgtggcATCTCCATTTTCCCTTCCAACCAACTATTGGCAACAGAAACCAGCTTTTTAAACTCCTGCAAACAAGTTAAAAGCATTAATCTTGTGCTGTCCAAGTTATGCTAATTAAATATATACTTTCTAGACTCAGTTCCTAGTTTACTAACAAAACCctacaatgaaaaaaattcactCTAATGCTCTTAGATACatccttgttgatttttttcatccagATATTTTAGGTATATATATTAGGTGACAGACGGCCTGATTTATTTCCACAAACCTCGTTAGTCTCCACAGTCTCCAGGAACAAAACTAATGTGCTCTTGAAAATACGTATTATAAAGGCCTCGTAAGATTATAGTGATTttactcattttataaaatatcaactCTTGGCTAATTTAAGGCCAAAAttaaaattaggggaaaaaacagTGGGTAGCTAATTCAGATTGCCCTAAATGGGCAATTTGTTTAAATAAACTGATCTAAGAATCtctgttaaagaaaataatctgGGAACTATAGATTCAGCTCAATTaccaaagaaatgttttaaaaatcagatttaaaatTCGAAGTGATCAATAAAAACCAGGCCAAAACTTGGTCAGAGTTGTCATTATTAGATAGTAACTTTAGTATGCAATGGCAAAAGAGATGGGCAGACCAACCATAATGAACTAGAAGAGTACTCAAGGTCTCTGTGCCAGACTAAATTATGATAGCTTCAAAAGTTATGATGCAGAAGGTGATGTATCAGTGGTTCAATGCTCTGGGGAAAAATGCTTTCAACTAAAACATCTTTAAGTCTTAAAATTGAAAACTAGTGTCTTAATGAGAAGTCTGTCAGGACTTAGACTTTCACTTTAAAGCCTATAAAATATCCCAATGTCCTTCATTTGAGACATTCTTAGATCCAACcaacaaaaaatatgtttttattaagaCCCTGATAAGGTATGTATCTGGGTAGAACAATTAAATACTTTTCCCCATACTCAATTCATTTTCAGCCAAAAGATTCAAGAGCTTTTGCCCTGGGCagaacacaacattttaaaagacagtcATTCTGAACATTGTCCCCACTTATAACTCATTTTACCATGCACACCAAATCCAGAAAAATTTAAGCCCATGTTAGCCAAAAACCTAGAGACCCATTTGAAgatcagaaaagaatctgaaataagcTTCATTACCCTGTAGTGATATGCTTCCAGAGTGAAAACAATCAGctaccattctttctttttcaaattataaaactaGAATGCTTAAGTATTTTTAGTTATTCTATACTATACGATTTCTATCAAGTTGGATATAAGACAAAAGTTGGCAAAGCTGACAAGGTGGGAAATAGCATGTTAACAATATTTAAAATGGCCTTCACTCAATTCAATTCTTCTTACAGCTTTGAAAGGTGTGAGAAATGCGGCCAACAATTGGGGAGGGAGCTGATTTCTAATAATGAACCCATTTTTATCAGGACAAATAGGCTACAGGTTCactgttctttggaaaaaaaccaaatttaaCTCAAATGAAAACAATGTATGTATGAAAACATATTCCAAAGATCTTAAGGTTTATGATTTTTCAGATGTTAAAAcagaaaatttgggaaaaaaaagtcaaatctaCTTAAAACTAACTGATGGACTAGTTATCTGATGGCCCTTTCATCAGGTATTCATTAGGAGACAGAATACCTCTGGTGTTATAGTTGAGCATCACCTTAACCCTTAACGTGCAACTCAAACAGTAAACTGCACCATTAGGAtccttataaaattattataaaagcagtttgtctcatttttttccccacttttgtTGAACAAATTCATTATACCTCTTACTAAACTTGCTTTAAGAGTTGATTTCAAATTctgttaaaattcatttttttgcaaTCAACCAACTAAACATTTGAATTATGGCTATTAGTCCCAAATCAGGTTTAATCATTAATTCTGCTTACGCAAATTATTTCCCATCCATTCTGCCGCAATCTTTACTTTCCCATTTTTTTGTGTCAAAATCCCAACATTAAACCAATTAAGGAAACCAAACTACTATCTACTATAATTCCACTAAGTATGCAGCTTATTGCTTAGGCCTACTATTACCTGTAGTCTTCAAAGTTAACTTTGTAGGTGTATAATCTGATACCTTCTTTTTGCTCAGAACTGGTTTTACCTCACAAATCAAAGAAGGCTCgatgaatatataatttacacTACTAACAAAGACTATTTTgtatcagaagtaaaaaaaaaaaaaaaagtgtccccaTATAACAGCAgtaaaaaagatacaaactgcCTAAGCAAATGGTTTCTTTAAAGTATCAACTAGTACCTTATATGGTAACAAGTACATCAAATTGAATTAAGGCTTACTagaatttcttcctccccaattACGTAAACTTTCCTTTCAAATAAAAGTCTGAAgaggtaacattttaaaatgtttttaaaagaaaccatctgttcagaaaaaaattttcatgctCAAAAAATACCCAAACCTAACTCTACCTACCTCCTCTGCTTTTAACTTGGTCAGATTTTTCAgattaatttatatgaaaaaaagtattttctaattttaatcttAGTATGAAATTCTGGGTTCTGGTCATTTGATGTTTATTATCTGGTCTCTTAGAATAGCTATTTTTCCTTCAACATGATCTTGAAATACAACCATAACAAATTTAGGAGCAGATCCAAACATGGTTTGTCTCACTCACGTGGTACAAAGGAccaagaaaatgaagaacaagTTCTTTAAGAGACTATACTTAAACGAGATCAGTTTACAAGAAGGCAGACTGCTACTCAACCTACAGAAATTTGTAATTCCAACCTCAAAAGAACGTTCTTTCTTTGGCAGTGTTTAAACAAACACTTTTAGAGCCACCAAAATAAACTGCAGAAGGCTGGACTAAACGGCAAGATCTCTTCCCTCCCAACTCTAATCTATGATCTATATGCATGTTAAAAATACCTCACCATATTCACCAATGAGTGGGTTGCACCAGGCTTCGAATATTTGTCTTCTTTTAGAGAAGCCTTATAGTATGAAGGTAGGTGCCTTAAAACTACATAAAACTCTTAATTTGCTGGGAGTATGCTACATCTCAAAAGCAAATTATAATTGgaaactactgaaaaaaaaagcaatcttacttttaaaattcagccATTTATTCTGAGCTTAAAAAACCATTCTCAAActacaaaaaattgaagagagagagaaaaaaaaatccaggatggGGCTTGGGCGTTAGTTCTTTCTAAAAGCTCCTCTGGTGATTCTAATACGTAGTCAGGACTTAAATACAGTGACCTAAAGTCTATAAAAACGATGCCTCTGTTATTAGCAAGATCACACTTCAATTTAAAGTTACTCATAAATTAAACAGCACCATAAGACAAACTG
This genomic window from Kogia breviceps isolate mKogBre1 chromosome 5, mKogBre1 haplotype 1, whole genome shotgun sequence contains:
- the CCNL1 gene encoding cyclin-L1 isoform X2, encoding MASGPHPAATAAAAASSAAPSAGGSSSGTTTTTTTTTGGILIGDRLYSEVSLTIDHSLIPEERLSPTPSMQDGLDLPSETDLRILGCELIQAAGILLRLPQVAMATGQVLFHRFFYSKSFVKHSFEIVAMACINLASKIEEAPRRIRDVINVFHHLRQLRGKRTPSPLILDQNYINTKNQVIKAERRVLKELGFCVHVKHPHKIIVMYLQVLECERNQTLVQTAWNYMNDSLRTNVFVRFQPETIACACIYLAARALQIPLPTRPHWFLLFGTTEEEIQEICIETLRLYTRKKPNYELLEKEVEKRKVALQEAKLKAKGLNPDGTPALSTLGGFSPASKPSSPREVKAEEKSPISINVKTVKKEPEDRQQASKSPYNGVRKDSKRSRNSRSASRSRSRTRSRSRSHTPRRQLGSK
- the CCNL1 gene encoding cyclin-L1 isoform X1 → MASGPHPAATAAAAASSAAPSAGGSSSGTTTTTTTTTGGILIGDRLYSEVSLTIDHSLIPEERLSPTPSMQDGLDLPSETDLRILGCELIQAAGILLRLPQVAMATGQVLFHRFFYSKSFVKHSFEIVAMACINLASKIEEAPRRIRDVINVFHHLRQLRGKRTPSPLILDQNYINTKNQVIKAERRVLKELGFCVHVKHPHKIIVMYLQVLECERNQTLVQTAWNYMNDSLRTNVFVRFQPETIACACIYLAARALQIPLPTRPHWFLLFGTTEEEIQEICIETLRLYTRKKPNYELLEKEVEKRKVALQEAKLKAKGLNPDGTPALSTLGGFSPASKPSSPREVKAEEKSPISINVKTVKKEPEDRQQASKSPYNGVRKDSKRSRNSRSASRSRSRTRSRSRSHTPRRHYNNRRSRSGTYSSRSRSRSRSHSESPRRHHNHGSPHLKAKHTRDDLKSSNRHGHKRKKSRSRSQSKSRDHSDAVKKHRHERGHHRDRRERSRSFERSHKGKHHGGSRSGHGRHRR